Proteins encoded together in one Canis lupus familiaris isolate Mischka breed German Shepherd chromosome 25, alternate assembly UU_Cfam_GSD_1.0, whole genome shotgun sequence window:
- the LOC111092429 gene encoding thymosin beta-4-like, whose product MSDKPDMAGIEKFHKSKLKKTETQEKNSLPSKETIEQEKQAGEW is encoded by the coding sequence ATGTCTGACAAACCCGATATGGCTGGGATTGAGAAATTCCATAAGTcgaaattgaagaagacagaaacGCAAGAGAAAAATTCACTGCCTTCAAAAGAAACAATTGAACAGGAGAAGCAAGCAGGTGAATGGTAA